The following proteins are co-located in the Candidatus Ozemobacteraceae bacterium genome:
- a CDS encoding MFS transporter — MSQKTSGNPWMFVPALYFLEGIPYFMVSTVSVTMFKKLGISNADIGLWTSLITWPWIIKMLWGPLVDAHSTKRRWIVGCQLAIIAFLIVESFSIVQSSFLMPTLAVLTGLAFLSATHDIAADGFYLLALSEEDQAWFVGIRGTAYRVANVFCNGGLIYLAGQLELQVAEGASLAPVWQKVIWAGTAVYAVCVVAGFYSMPQPRRDEGRSDGFPFRAAFSEYFNQAHLPVVLGFILLYRFGESMVSKMSNPFLIDAVEKGGLGVSTSDVGFITGVVGVAALVIGGIAGGMVISRFGIKRSLWPMVLAMNVPNLLYIWAAYTHPGKSWVTLIVGCDQFGYGFGFAAYMVYLMFITQGSNYPTAHYAISTGLMALGAMFAGIVSGYIQEQVGYAGFFLATLVCAMPGMLLLPFLPLEKADLHIAPVDVD; from the coding sequence GTGAGTCAGAAAACTTCGGGCAACCCCTGGATGTTCGTGCCCGCCCTGTATTTTCTCGAAGGCATTCCCTACTTCATGGTCAGCACCGTCTCGGTGACCATGTTCAAGAAACTCGGCATCTCGAATGCCGATATCGGCCTCTGGACGAGTCTCATCACATGGCCGTGGATCATCAAGATGCTCTGGGGCCCGCTCGTCGACGCCCATTCAACGAAGCGCCGCTGGATCGTCGGCTGTCAGCTCGCCATCATCGCGTTCCTGATCGTCGAATCGTTTTCGATCGTCCAGAGCTCGTTCCTGATGCCCACGCTCGCCGTACTGACCGGCCTCGCTTTTTTGTCAGCGACGCATGACATCGCCGCCGACGGTTTTTACCTGCTTGCCCTCTCCGAGGAAGACCAGGCATGGTTCGTGGGAATCCGCGGCACGGCATACCGCGTGGCGAACGTCTTCTGCAACGGCGGTCTGATCTACCTCGCCGGCCAGCTCGAACTGCAGGTCGCGGAGGGTGCTTCCCTGGCGCCGGTCTGGCAGAAAGTCATCTGGGCCGGAACCGCGGTCTATGCGGTGTGCGTCGTGGCCGGCTTCTACTCGATGCCACAGCCGCGCCGCGACGAGGGCCGATCCGACGGGTTTCCGTTCAGGGCGGCGTTCAGCGAGTATTTTAACCAGGCGCACCTCCCCGTCGTCCTCGGGTTTATCCTGCTGTACCGCTTCGGAGAGTCGATGGTGAGCAAAATGTCCAACCCGTTCCTGATCGACGCGGTCGAGAAGGGCGGTCTGGGCGTCTCGACCAGCGATGTCGGCTTCATCACGGGCGTGGTCGGCGTCGCGGCGCTGGTCATCGGCGGGATCGCCGGCGGCATGGTCATCTCCCGATTCGGCATCAAGCGTTCGCTCTGGCCGATGGTGCTGGCGATGAACGTTCCGAACCTGCTCTACATCTGGGCGGCCTACACCCACCCCGGAAAATCCTGGGTCACCCTCATCGTCGGCTGCGACCAGTTCGGCTACGGATTCGGGTTCGCCGCCTACATGGTCTACCTCATGTTCATCACCCAGGGCTCGAACTACCCCACGGCGCATTACGCCATCTCCACCGGCCTGATGGCCCTCGGCGCCATGTTCGCCGGCATCGTCAGCGGGTACATCCAGGAACAGGTCGGCTACGCCGGCTTTTTCCTCGCCACGCTGGTCTGCGCCATGCCGGGCATGCTCCTGCTGCCCTTCCTGCCCCTCGAGAAGGCCGACCTCCACATCGCCCCCGTCGACGTCGACTGA
- the nagB gene encoding glucosamine-6-phosphate deaminase: MEIIIQKNRLDACRIGARIIARLLREKEKPVLGLATGGTPLPLYQELVRMHRDEGLSFGHVVSFNLDEYVGLDPKHPASFRACMEEHLFRHVDFAPGATHLPDGLAKDIPASCAAYEQAIRDAGGIDVQVLGIGSDGHLAFNEPTSSLRSRTRLKTLDEETRHANAAPFGGPDKVPHHVLTMGLGTIMDARCCLLLAFGASKAPAVRDMVEGPVSAWCPGSVLQFHEKAIVLLDEEAAGLLKRRQYYLDVYAGKPGWQQY, encoded by the coding sequence ATGGAAATCATCATTCAGAAAAACCGCTTGGATGCCTGCAGGATCGGAGCCCGTATCATCGCCAGGCTGCTTCGGGAAAAGGAAAAACCTGTTCTGGGGCTTGCGACCGGCGGAACGCCGCTTCCTCTGTATCAGGAACTCGTTCGCATGCACCGCGACGAGGGGCTTTCCTTCGGGCATGTCGTGAGTTTCAATCTCGACGAATACGTAGGACTCGATCCGAAGCATCCGGCTTCGTTCCGGGCCTGCATGGAAGAGCACCTTTTCCGGCACGTGGACTTCGCGCCCGGGGCCACGCACCTTCCCGACGGCCTCGCGAAGGATATTCCGGCCTCCTGTGCCGCGTACGAACAGGCGATCCGCGATGCGGGCGGCATCGACGTCCAGGTGCTCGGCATCGGTTCCGACGGGCATCTCGCGTTCAACGAGCCGACGTCGTCGCTCCGGTCGCGCACCCGCCTCAAGACCCTCGACGAGGAGACTCGCCACGCCAACGCCGCCCCGTTCGGCGGCCCGGACAAAGTGCCCCATCACGTGCTGACCATGGGGTTGGGGACGATCATGGATGCCCGCTGCTGCCTCCTGCTGGCGTTCGGAGCCTCGAAGGCGCCCGCCGTGCGCGACATGGTGGAGGGGCCGGTTTCGGCCTGGTGCCCGGGAAGCGTCCTCCAGTTCCACGAGAAGGCGATCGTCCTGCTCGACGAGGAGGCCGCCGGGTTGCTGAAGCGCCGTCAGTATTACCTTGACGTGTATGCCGGCAAACCGGGGTGGCAGCAGTATTGA
- a CDS encoding peptide MFS transporter has product MKDGPTSVAALKQAATAKYPKGLYYLFATEMWERFSFYGISAVLMLYLTSRLGLTDNDASLASGAYMAFTFMTPILGGFVADKLLGLRYSVAAGAFLIFVGNLVLAWRESLAFVFAGLACVALGTGYLKATVSVMVGKLYPEGDTHRDSGYTLFYMGINLGALMAGVLMAWVARTYGWHNCFYLSSGGMFLGLIAFQLGAPYYNNEADGYKSGRLLKRTFVLPNGVWLALGTVALGALMVYLFHNPGQTKIAITYLSIAIVVGIFGLALSCRDTGERNSIFAILIIILAAICFQSVFKQMYTSLPLLVDRVVDKTLFGIPLEASFFALVPNSLTVILFAGLFTWLWAKLADQGRNPSIPMKIVFALCFATVSSLLLAWVSGSIAATGVKASAWWIVLGIGILTLGELNILPMGLSAVSTLAPKRFASFLMGAWFLCASLGGYFSGFLSSLASIDKARIEDVGYAAGVYSGLYMNCAIGLAVITVLMLLVTPLVKRLMAAR; this is encoded by the coding sequence ATGAAAGACGGCCCGACGAGTGTTGCAGCCCTGAAACAAGCGGCGACGGCAAAGTATCCGAAGGGGCTGTATTACCTGTTCGCCACCGAGATGTGGGAACGATTCAGCTTCTACGGCATTTCCGCCGTTCTGATGCTCTACCTGACCTCGCGGCTGGGATTGACCGACAACGACGCGTCGCTTGCTTCCGGCGCCTACATGGCCTTCACCTTCATGACGCCGATCCTGGGCGGCTTCGTGGCCGACAAACTGCTGGGCCTCCGGTACTCTGTCGCGGCGGGGGCCTTCCTGATCTTCGTCGGGAACCTGGTCCTGGCGTGGCGGGAGAGCCTCGCCTTCGTTTTTGCCGGACTTGCCTGCGTCGCGCTCGGAACCGGCTACCTGAAGGCAACCGTTTCTGTCATGGTCGGAAAATTGTATCCGGAAGGCGATACGCATCGCGACAGCGGCTACACGCTGTTTTACATGGGCATCAACCTCGGGGCGCTGATGGCGGGAGTCCTGATGGCCTGGGTCGCACGCACCTACGGTTGGCATAACTGTTTCTATCTTTCATCCGGCGGCATGTTCCTGGGCCTGATCGCCTTTCAACTCGGGGCTCCGTACTACAACAACGAAGCCGATGGTTATAAATCGGGGAGGCTGCTGAAACGGACGTTCGTTCTGCCGAATGGCGTCTGGCTGGCGCTCGGAACCGTGGCGCTGGGTGCGCTGATGGTGTATCTGTTCCACAATCCCGGTCAGACAAAGATCGCGATCACGTATCTCAGCATCGCCATCGTCGTCGGCATCTTCGGCCTCGCTCTCTCCTGCCGCGATACCGGCGAGCGTAACTCGATCTTCGCGATCCTGATCATCATCCTGGCGGCAATCTGCTTTCAGTCCGTGTTCAAGCAGATGTACACCTCGCTTCCCCTGCTCGTGGATCGCGTCGTCGACAAGACCTTGTTCGGCATTCCGCTCGAGGCGTCGTTCTTCGCGCTGGTGCCGAACTCGCTCACCGTCATCCTCTTCGCCGGCCTGTTCACCTGGCTTTGGGCGAAACTCGCCGACCAGGGCCGCAACCCCTCGATTCCGATGAAGATCGTCTTCGCGCTGTGCTTCGCGACCGTGAGCTCCCTGCTCCTGGCATGGGTGTCCGGCTCCATCGCCGCCACCGGCGTCAAGGCATCCGCCTGGTGGATCGTCCTGGGAATCGGCATTCTCACGCTGGGTGAACTGAACATTCTGCCGATGGGCCTTTCCGCCGTCAGCACGCTCGCGCCCAAGCGGTTCGCCTCGTTTCTGATGGGCGCCTGGTTCCTGTGCGCCTCGCTGGGCGGGTATTTTTCGGGTTTCCTCTCGAGTCTTGCCTCGATCGACAAGGCGAGGATCGAGGACGTCGGGTATGCGGCCGGGGTCTATTCTGGGCTCTATATGAACTGCGCCATTGGCTTGGCGGTCATCACGGTGCTGATGCTCCTCGTAACCCCGCTCGTAAAGAGGCTGATGGCGGCACGCTGA
- a CDS encoding PAS domain S-box protein yields MDQNREATSECQTTADERLFREIFDRNCAIKLLIDPQTGRIEDANTAAVEFYGYSPDTLRGMNISDINTLPQEAVIAEMRKAKAGTKGRFVFSHRIASGEIREVEVFSSAITLHGRNLLLSIVHDLSELKRTERSLRDIEHIFNLFLEHSPILVYFKDEQGRALKVSRNFEHLIGCPVEAIIGKTMFELFPSDFAKKMVEDDLKVLREGKAIDISETFNNRHYRSVKFPILENGRPHLLAGFTIDMTDQVRANLERQKMEEHLQLTLEATHSSSFDNNFRTGEVLTTPALYEFLGYGADELPKNLNDVYALIHPDDLDAVNHAIQEHNAGKTHHYYAEFRLKSKSGEWIWANGLGKIIERDEHGQPERLIGISTEIHYRRTAEEEKKKLEDQIRQTQKLESLGILAGGIAHDFNNLLTGIFGNIEMAALHCSAGSPAKEFLDKARSVFNRAHNLTKQLLTFSKGGAPSKKTGNVSKLLRDSSMFAISGSKAACLFDIAEDLWLCDYDENQLSQVIDNIVINARQAMPEEGLIRVSAHNVQLEKTPVPRNGDGRYVQISIADTGVGISPEVRERIFEPFFSTKQCGSGLGLATAFSVVKRHGGFITVDSAPGAGSVFHIYLPASQRKAETETAAASGIDHHGQGTILVMDDEPALRELLSILLRQMGYEPLCTADGQQAIQALQELRQKGGTCAGAILDLTIQGGMGGKAAGAELHRIDPTLRIFATSGYSDDPVMANPEQYGFAGKIEKPYLLKDLAEILNRELPGGSA; encoded by the coding sequence ATGGATCAGAATCGGGAAGCAACCTCCGAATGCCAAACCACGGCCGATGAGCGCCTGTTTCGGGAGATATTCGACCGGAACTGCGCCATCAAACTCCTCATCGACCCCCAGACCGGCAGAATCGAGGACGCAAATACCGCGGCGGTCGAGTTTTACGGATATTCCCCGGACACCCTGCGGGGGATGAACATCTCCGACATCAACACCCTCCCGCAGGAGGCGGTCATTGCCGAAATGCGGAAGGCAAAAGCCGGCACGAAGGGGAGGTTCGTCTTTTCCCATCGCATCGCCTCGGGAGAAATCCGCGAGGTGGAGGTCTTTTCGAGCGCCATAACGCTTCACGGACGGAATCTGTTGCTTTCGATCGTCCACGATCTTTCTGAGTTGAAACGGACGGAACGATCGCTTCGCGACATCGAACACATCTTCAACCTGTTCCTCGAGCACAGTCCGATCCTCGTCTATTTCAAGGACGAGCAGGGCCGTGCGCTGAAGGTGAGCCGAAACTTCGAACACCTGATCGGCTGCCCGGTGGAGGCGATTATCGGAAAGACCATGTTCGAGTTGTTCCCGAGCGACTTCGCGAAAAAGATGGTGGAGGACGACTTGAAGGTCTTGCGCGAAGGAAAAGCCATCGATATTTCGGAGACATTCAATAATCGGCACTATAGATCCGTCAAGTTCCCGATCCTGGAAAACGGACGGCCGCATCTGCTCGCCGGCTTCACGATCGATATGACGGATCAGGTGCGGGCGAATCTCGAACGTCAGAAGATGGAGGAGCATCTGCAGCTGACGCTCGAAGCGACGCACAGTTCCTCGTTCGACAACAATTTCCGAACCGGCGAAGTCCTGACGACGCCGGCGTTATATGAATTTCTCGGCTACGGGGCGGATGAACTCCCGAAAAACCTGAACGATGTCTACGCCCTCATACACCCTGACGATCTCGATGCCGTCAATCACGCCATCCAGGAACACAATGCCGGAAAAACCCACCATTATTACGCCGAGTTCCGCCTCAAATCGAAATCGGGCGAATGGATCTGGGCCAACGGCCTCGGAAAGATCATCGAACGCGACGAGCATGGGCAGCCGGAGCGTCTCATCGGAATATCCACCGAAATTCACTATCGCCGGACGGCGGAGGAAGAGAAGAAGAAACTCGAAGACCAGATCCGTCAGACACAGAAACTCGAGAGTCTCGGAATCCTCGCCGGCGGCATTGCCCACGATTTCAACAATCTTCTGACGGGCATTTTCGGCAATATCGAGATGGCCGCCCTGCACTGCTCCGCCGGCTCCCCGGCCAAGGAGTTTCTGGACAAGGCCCGCAGCGTATTCAACCGGGCGCACAACCTTACGAAACAACTCCTGACGTTTTCCAAAGGCGGGGCCCCGTCGAAAAAGACGGGAAATGTCTCGAAACTGCTCCGCGATTCATCGATGTTCGCCATCAGCGGGTCCAAGGCGGCCTGCCTGTTCGATATCGCGGAAGATCTCTGGCTGTGCGACTATGACGAAAACCAGCTCTCCCAGGTCATCGACAACATCGTCATCAACGCCCGTCAGGCGATGCCGGAGGAAGGGCTGATCAGGGTCTCGGCGCACAACGTCCAGCTCGAGAAGACTCCCGTTCCCAGGAACGGCGACGGAAGGTACGTCCAGATTTCGATTGCCGACACCGGCGTCGGGATTTCCCCGGAGGTCAGGGAGCGCATTTTCGAGCCGTTCTTCTCAACCAAGCAATGCGGAAGCGGTCTCGGGCTCGCAACGGCATTTTCCGTCGTCAAGCGGCACGGCGGGTTCATCACGGTCGACTCGGCGCCCGGCGCCGGCAGCGTTTTTCACATCTACCTTCCTGCAAGTCAGCGCAAGGCTGAGACCGAAACGGCGGCGGCATCCGGCATCGACCACCATGGTCAGGGAACCATTCTGGTCATGGATGACGAGCCGGCTCTACGCGAATTGCTGTCGATTCTGCTGCGCCAGATGGGATACGAACCCCTTTGCACGGCCGACGGCCAGCAGGCCATCCAGGCGCTCCAGGAGCTGCGACAGAAAGGCGGTACATGCGCGGGAGCGATTCTGGATCTGACGATCCAGGGGGGAATGGGCGGCAAGGCGGCAGGCGCCGAACTTCACCGGATCGATCCGACGCTTCGGATCTTCGCGACGAGCGGCTACTCCGACGATCCGGTGATGGCAAACCCCGAACAGTACGGATTCGCCGGGAAAATCGAAAAGCCGTATCTCCTGAAGGACCTGGCCGAAATCCTGAACAGGGAGCTTCCGGGCGGGAGCGCGTAA